Proteins encoded by one window of Pseudorca crassidens isolate mPseCra1 chromosome 3, mPseCra1.hap1, whole genome shotgun sequence:
- the ARSI gene encoding arylsulfatase I isoform X1: MAMHALTGFSLVSLLSFGYLSWDWAKPSLVADAPAEAGDQPSAAPRQPPHIIFILTDDQGYHDVGYHGSDIETPTLDRLAAEGVKLENYYIQPICTPSRSQLLTGRYQIHTGLQHSIIRPRQPNCLPLDQVTLPQKLQELGYSTHMVGKWHLGFYRKECLPTRRGFDTFLGSLTGNVDYYTYDNCDGPGVCGFDLHEGESVAWGLSGQYSTLLYAQRVSHILASHSPRRPLFLYVAFQAVHTPLQSPREYLYRYRTMGNVARRKYAAMVTCMDEAVRNITWALKRYGFYDNSVIIFSSDNGGQTFSGGSNWPLRGRKGTYWEGGVRGLGFVHSPLLKRKRWTSRALVHITDWYPTLVGLAGGTASAADGLDGYDVWPAISEGRASPRTEILHNIDPLYNHARHGSLEGGFGIWNTAVQAAIRVGEWKLLTGDPGYGDWIPPQTLAAFPGSWWNLERMASARQAVWLFNISADPYEREDLAGQRPDVVRALLARLADYNRTAIPVRYPAENPRAHPDFNGGAWGPWASDEEEDEEEEESRARSLSRGHRKKKCKICKLRSFFRKLNTRLMSHRI, translated from the exons ATGGCGATGCACGCCCTCACCGGCTTCTCTCTGGTCAGCCTGCTCAGCTTCGGCTACCTGTCCTGGGACTGGGCCAAGCCGAGCCTAGTGGCTGACGCGCCCGCGGAGGCCGGCGATCAGCCCTCGGCCGCTCCACGCCAGCCTCCCCACATCATCTTCATCCTCACCGACGACCAGGGCTACCACGACGTGGGCTACCATGGCTCAGATATCGAAACCCCTACGTTGGACCGGCTGGCAGCCGAGGGTGTCAAGTTGGAGAATTATTATATCCAGCCCATCTGCACGCCTTCGCGGAGCCAACTTCTCACGGGCAG ATACCAGATCCATACAGGACTGCAGCATTCCATCATCCGCCCTCGGCAGCCCAACTGCCTGCCCCTGGACCAGGTAACACTGCCCCAGAAGCTGCAGGAGCTGGGTTACTCTACCCACATGGTGGGCAAGTGGCACCTGGGCTTCTACCGGAAGGAGTGCCTGCCCACCCGCCGGGGCTTTGACACCTTTCTGGGCTCTCTCACAGGCAACGTGGACTACTACACCTATGACAACTGCGACGGCCCGGGGGTGTGCGGCTTTGACCTGCACGAGGGCGAGAGCGTGGCCTGGGGGCTCAGCGGCCAGTACTCCACTCTGCTCTATGCCCAGCGCGTCAGCCACATCCTAGCCAGCCACAGCCCCCGGCGGCCTCTCTTCCTCTATGTGGCCTTCCAGGCGGTCCACACACCCCTGCAGTCCCCTCGCGAGTACCTGTACCGCTACCGCACCATGGGCAACGTGGCCCGGCGGAAGTATGCGGCCATGGTGACCTGCATGGATGAGGCCGTGCGCAATATCACCTGGGCCCTCAAGCGCTATGGTTTCTACGACAACAGTGTCATCATCTTCTCCAGTGACAATGGTGGCCAGACCTTCTCGGGGGGCAGCAACTGGCCACTGCGAGGACGCAAGGGCACTTACTGGGAAGGGGGCGTGCGGGGCCTGGGCTTCGTCCACAGCCCCCTGCTCAAGCGAAAGCGATGGACAAGCCGAGCACTGGTGCACATCACTGACTGGTACCCGACCCTGGTGGGTCTGGCGGGTGGCACCGCCTCGGCAGCCGACGGGCTGGACGGCTATGATGTGTGGCCAGCCATCAGCGAGGGCCGGGCCTCGCCACGCACGGAGATCCTGCACAACATTGACCCACTCTACAACCACGCCCGGCATGGCTCCCTGGAGGGTGGCTTCGGCATCTGGAACACTGCCGTGCAGGCCGCCATCCGTGTGGGCGAGTGGAAGCTGCTGACGGGAGACCCGGGCTACGGCGACTGGATCCCACCCCAGACGCTGGCTGCCTTCCCCGGCAGCTGGTGGAACCTGGAGCGGATGGCCAGTGCCCGCCAGGCTGTGTGGCTCTTCAACATCAGTGCTGACCCCTACGAACGGGAGGACCTCGCTGGCCAGCGGCCGGATGTGGTCCGAGCCCTGCTGGCCCGCTTGGCGGACTATAACCGCACAGCCATCCCTGTGCGCTACCCAGCTGAGAATCCCCGAGCCCATCCTGACTTTAATGGGGGTGCTTGGGGGCCCTGGGCCAGTGATgaggaagaagatgaagaagaggaggaaagcagGGCTCGAAGCCTTTCCCGAGGGCACCGTAAGAAAAAATGCAAGATTTGCAAGCTGCGATCCTTTTTCCGTAAACTCAACACCAGACTGATGTCCCACCGGATCTGA
- the ARSI gene encoding arylsulfatase I isoform X2, producing the protein MAMHALTGFSLVSLLSFGYLSWDWAKPSLVADAPAEAGDQPSAAPRQPPHIIFILTDDQGYHDVGYHGSDIETPTLDRLAAEGVKLENYYIQPICTPSRSQLLTGRYQIHTGLQHSIIRPRQPNCLPLDQVTLPQKLQELGYSTHMVGKWHLGFYRKECLPTRRGFDTFLGSLTGNVDYYTYDNCDGPGVCGFDLHEGESVAWGLSGQYSTLLYAQRVSHILASHSPRRPLFLYVAFQAVHTPLQSPREYLYRYRTMGNVARRKYAAMVTCMDEAVRNITWALKRYGFYDNSVIIFSSDNGGQTFSGGSNWPLRGRKGTYWEGGVRGLGFVHSPLLKRKRWTSRALVHITDWYPTLVGLAGGTASAADGLDGYDVWPAISEGRASPRTEILHNIDPLYNHARHGSLEGGFGIWNTAVQAAIRVGEWKLLTGDPGYGDWIPPQTLAAFPGSWWNLERMASARQAVWLFNISADPYEREDLAGQRPDVVRALLARLADYNRTAIPVRYPAENPRAHPDFNGGAWGPWAKQREKERERESKIKTEEEAKKKKKIRGEQRDSYRGYGDPLRERDPNELAIVSL; encoded by the exons ATGGCGATGCACGCCCTCACCGGCTTCTCTCTGGTCAGCCTGCTCAGCTTCGGCTACCTGTCCTGGGACTGGGCCAAGCCGAGCCTAGTGGCTGACGCGCCCGCGGAGGCCGGCGATCAGCCCTCGGCCGCTCCACGCCAGCCTCCCCACATCATCTTCATCCTCACCGACGACCAGGGCTACCACGACGTGGGCTACCATGGCTCAGATATCGAAACCCCTACGTTGGACCGGCTGGCAGCCGAGGGTGTCAAGTTGGAGAATTATTATATCCAGCCCATCTGCACGCCTTCGCGGAGCCAACTTCTCACGGGCAG ATACCAGATCCATACAGGACTGCAGCATTCCATCATCCGCCCTCGGCAGCCCAACTGCCTGCCCCTGGACCAGGTAACACTGCCCCAGAAGCTGCAGGAGCTGGGTTACTCTACCCACATGGTGGGCAAGTGGCACCTGGGCTTCTACCGGAAGGAGTGCCTGCCCACCCGCCGGGGCTTTGACACCTTTCTGGGCTCTCTCACAGGCAACGTGGACTACTACACCTATGACAACTGCGACGGCCCGGGGGTGTGCGGCTTTGACCTGCACGAGGGCGAGAGCGTGGCCTGGGGGCTCAGCGGCCAGTACTCCACTCTGCTCTATGCCCAGCGCGTCAGCCACATCCTAGCCAGCCACAGCCCCCGGCGGCCTCTCTTCCTCTATGTGGCCTTCCAGGCGGTCCACACACCCCTGCAGTCCCCTCGCGAGTACCTGTACCGCTACCGCACCATGGGCAACGTGGCCCGGCGGAAGTATGCGGCCATGGTGACCTGCATGGATGAGGCCGTGCGCAATATCACCTGGGCCCTCAAGCGCTATGGTTTCTACGACAACAGTGTCATCATCTTCTCCAGTGACAATGGTGGCCAGACCTTCTCGGGGGGCAGCAACTGGCCACTGCGAGGACGCAAGGGCACTTACTGGGAAGGGGGCGTGCGGGGCCTGGGCTTCGTCCACAGCCCCCTGCTCAAGCGAAAGCGATGGACAAGCCGAGCACTGGTGCACATCACTGACTGGTACCCGACCCTGGTGGGTCTGGCGGGTGGCACCGCCTCGGCAGCCGACGGGCTGGACGGCTATGATGTGTGGCCAGCCATCAGCGAGGGCCGGGCCTCGCCACGCACGGAGATCCTGCACAACATTGACCCACTCTACAACCACGCCCGGCATGGCTCCCTGGAGGGTGGCTTCGGCATCTGGAACACTGCCGTGCAGGCCGCCATCCGTGTGGGCGAGTGGAAGCTGCTGACGGGAGACCCGGGCTACGGCGACTGGATCCCACCCCAGACGCTGGCTGCCTTCCCCGGCAGCTGGTGGAACCTGGAGCGGATGGCCAGTGCCCGCCAGGCTGTGTGGCTCTTCAACATCAGTGCTGACCCCTACGAACGGGAGGACCTCGCTGGCCAGCGGCCGGATGTGGTCCGAGCCCTGCTGGCCCGCTTGGCGGACTATAACCGCACAGCCATCCCTGTGCGCTACCCAGCTGAGAATCCCCGAGCCCATCCTGACTTTAATGGGGGTGCTTGGGGGCCCTGGGCCA